Genomic window (Psychromonas sp. L1A2):
GCAACTCTTTATTTCTTTACGAGTTATTAAATTCAGCGTTACCCAAGATGCGGCAATAGAAGGAAGAACGGAAATAAGCGTGGTATCTATTTGATAGCTAATATTGGTACAAAGGTCTAACGCTAACATACCGAGAAAATGCATTGACCATACACCGCCACCCAAAACTATACTGCCAATAATAAGAGATATTTTTTTGCGTATAGGCGTTGCATATTGCGCTTGGTGTGCAACTTGAAACCCCATAAAGGAGGCAAGTATAGCAATAGAAATTGATAGAGTAACAAGCCATGGGTTGTACTTGGAGAGCACGAATAAGTTGGATTCGTTATAATTAAAAATCTCTAGGATCTGTTCTAACATATGTTAAGCACCACTATTAAAGAAAAAGACATTCTATTTTTTATAAAAGGATAAGTTATTTATGCAAATGTCATTAAATAGCAGATCGATATTATTGATGAAAATAAGTGTTTATTGAAAGTTTGCATGAGAAAAGTTGTCCACATACTGCCTACTAAAAACGAATGTTTATAATATGGAATGGATTAAAGTTACCCATTTGTTAATTCTATTTTATTACTATCGGCGATCTTTTAATAAAGTTGAACTTTATTGATCACTATTAATACTTTTTTATGGTTTATTAGTCTTTTTTGTGGTTTATTTTTGATGTTTGTAGGCTGTATTTCTATTTTCGATAAGAATAATTATTTAATACTACTGTAGTGATTATTTTATTATTAAACAATAAATGAACATGCTAACGGTATTGCGACAGATAATTAAGGGACATTAAATTAATAGCATTATTGTGTTTTTTGTTTTATGGGAGGAGTAAATACTAACATTTAGCTGGGTAAAAAATGGGAAAGCCAACAACGAAAGGTTGCTGTTGGCTTATAATTTGTAGGTTATACTTTTTCGCGCTGCAGTATTTTTTTCGCTTGTTTTTTAGCTTTATTTTCTTCTAACTGTGTTACCGCTGCTGAACCTATGTGCGCTTGTCCGCGTTCAAGCGATAAACGTATTTGTTTTTCACGTTCTAGGAAACGTTGTTTTTGTTCTTCTGATAAGCTGTCATGGCATTGATGGCAACTTACACCTTGCATGTACTTTTCTGACTTTTTATCTTCTTCAGTAATAGGTAAACGACAACCATGACATTGATCATATTGACCTTTTTCAAGTTTGTGATTTACTGATACACGATTGTCGAAGACAAAGCATTCACCTTTCCACATTGTCTCTTCTTCAGGTACTTCTTCAAGGTACTTAAGTACACCACCTTCAAGATGATAAACTTCATCAAAGCCTTGCTCCTTTAGGTAGGCTGTTGATTTTTCACAACGAATGCCACCAGTACAAAACATAGCTACTTTTTTATGCTTTGCAGGATCAAGGTTTTCTTTTACGTAGGCTGGAAATTCACGGAAGTTAGTCGTTTTTGGATCAACTGCATTTTCAAAAGTACCAATACTGATTTCATAATCATTACGTGTATCAACTAATAAAACCTCGGGATCACTTATTAAAGCATTCCAATCTTTTGGTTTTACATAAGTACCTACGACACGATTTGGGTCAATACCTTCGATACCCATCGTCACGATTTCTTTTTTCAGTTTTACTTTAGTACGGTAAAAAGGGTTTTCTGTATCAAATGAAAACTTTGCCGTTAGATCTGTTAAACGAGGATCAAATTTTAACCAGTTAAGTACATTATCGATACCCTCTTGATCGCCTGCGATCGTACCGTTGATGCCTTCGCTTGCTAACAACAAAGTGCCTTTAACTTGGTTTGCATTTAATATATTAAGTAGTGGGGTTTGGATCTCTTCGTAATTTGCTAGATCAACAAACCTATATAAAGCACAAACAACTGTATTTGACATGTTTTTTTCCTCGTTCTACGAACTGAAACGTAAATTCAGCCACGCATTATACGAATAGA
Coding sequences:
- the trhO gene encoding oxygen-dependent tRNA uridine(34) hydroxylase TrhO, translated to MSNTVVCALYRFVDLANYEEIQTPLLNILNANQVKGTLLLASEGINGTIAGDQEGIDNVLNWLKFDPRLTDLTAKFSFDTENPFYRTKVKLKKEIVTMGIEGIDPNRVVGTYVKPKDWNALISDPEVLLVDTRNDYEISIGTFENAVDPKTTNFREFPAYVKENLDPAKHKKVAMFCTGGIRCEKSTAYLKEQGFDEVYHLEGGVLKYLEEVPEEETMWKGECFVFDNRVSVNHKLEKGQYDQCHGCRLPITEEDKKSEKYMQGVSCHQCHDSLSEEQKQRFLEREKQIRLSLERGQAHIGSAAVTQLEENKAKKQAKKILQREKV